The nucleotide sequence CTATCTTGATGGCCCTGATGATCAAGCATCGCGATGGAACCGCCAAAGGCAGTGCACTACTGAGAAAGATCGTCACCAGCCCAGTAATTCTTGCCATCGTTGCAGGGCTTGCAACCAGCTTAATCGCACCCCACGTCCAAAGCTCTCCCATCTGGGATACACTGGCTGAAATGATTGACCTGCTCGCCCAATTGACGGTTCCCCTCATTGCTATCACCATCGGTTACGGAATCCACATCAAGAAGGAGCTGATAGGAAAGTCCTTGAAGACCATACTGGCAAGAAGGGTACTGCTTACCCTGTTTGCCCTCCTCCTGAATGCATTGGTAGTAGACTCCTGGTTGGGAATGGATCGGATGTACCAGGTTGCGCTCATGACGATGTTCCTTACCCCTCCACCGTTTGTAATTTCAATTTATATGCGCAGTGATGAGAAAGGTGAATCCGATTATGTAGACAATACCTTGTCATTGGACACACTTGTCTCCATTGCTGCAGTAATAATCGCTTCAGCAGTGTATGCTTGAGACCGGCAAAACATCAGAGAGGCAGTCCTATTCACAGAAATCCAGCGCAAAGATTACGTCATGTAGCAATAATTCTGCTCAAGTAGTTGACACCCTTTTGAGCTCTCTGGTATAGTCCATTACGTTGCAAGGGCCGCTAGCTCAGCTGGTAGAGCAACGCCCTTTTAAGGCGTGGGTCACAGGTCCGAATCCTGTGCGGCTCATCTTGCCTCTGTTTTTTAACATGCTTGTTATGTCTCCTTCGTCTAGTGGTTAGGACATCGGGTTTTCATCCCGACAACAGGGGTTCAATTCCCCTAGGAGATGCTTAAGGGAGCCTACCGTCTGGTAGGTTCCCTTTTCTGTATTACTACTGCAAGCATGAAATTTGAAGCTCTGGGCCTCTACACCATGCGAAAGACCGGCATCACTATTGACTTCTCATAGAACCCGTTATACAAAGAAAATACAGGATGGTTTTCTGATAGCATCATATCTCCCAATCGCTATTAGCCATCCATGTGATGTACCCTTCTTCCGGGCTGCAATCCATATACTTGTATCCACACCCGCAAGCTTTGGATTGCAGCTCCCTTTGTGATCAATCCTTGAGCAGATTGTACTCAGCTTCACTCGCTTCCAACGCAGAAGAGCTTGATCCCTCACTCCCATCCACCGTGAGAAGATGCCTTCCACCCCAGCTGATCGCAAACGCACCCAGAGGAGCAGTTAAAATAATACTCATCACGGCTACAGCCAGGATGACCTGACCAGGACGGGTATCCATACCACGCTCGCCCATTGCTGAGAGGGGAGCAGAACCAATTGCGGCCTGCACTGTTGCCTTGGGAAGATAGGAAATAACTACAAACAACTTCTCTTTTTGAGAGAAACCAGATCCAAGTGTACAGAGATAGGTACCCACCGATCGAATCACCAGTGCGATGAGAATAAGCAGGATTGCAGCAAAGCCTGCTTCTTTTGCTGCATTCAAATCTACTTGTGCCCCTACCATGGCAAAGAGTACTATCTGTGCAAAAACCCAGATTTTTCCCAGTTTGCTGGAGAGTTCGTGAGCCATCGATTCCCTCTTTTCCAAGATAATGAACCCAATGGACATGACCGCAAGGAGTGCCGCAAAAGGTATATGCCTTGCCTCAAGCAGATCGCCAATGTGGACCAGGGCAATTGCAATTGCCAAGAGGGTCATTGCCCGTTTGGTTGCACGTGGATTGTACCGTTCGAATACCTTGATAAGGAATCGAGCGATCAGATACCCAACAATGACTGCAAAAATCAGCGAGAAGGGAATGGATGCAATCATCCATGAAATATTCACAGCATCCCCAAGATAGAGTGAAAGTACAATACTGTATGCAACGATAACCGTTACATCATCCAGGCTTGCACCGGCCAACACCAAAGTAGGGATGGCCTTTTTTGTCCCTCTGCCCTCTTTGATGAACTGCACCATCATAGGAACAACCACCGCTGGAGAGACTGCCGCAAGTACACATGCGAGCAGTACACTCTCTCCCCTGCTTATAGAAAGCATCCTAGGTGCCACGGCTATGATGAGAGCGGCTTCAAAGACTGCTGGAAGAAACGCTAACAGTATGGCTTGGATCCCTACCTTATGGAGGCTCTCTCGTGATAGTTCCAACCCTGCGCGCAAGAGTATAACGATGAGGGCAATCATACGCAGGTCTGAGCCGATTCGTATCAGGTCAGGATTGAGCAGACCCAATATCTGTGGACCAAGGACTGCACCTACTGCCAACATCCCAATAAGTGGGGGAATATGGATACGTTGTAATAGATATTCAACAATAAGACAAAGAATTATCAACTCCGCAAGACTAAGTGCCATGGCACACCTCCAGACCATAATTAGGTTGCAGGAGTTATCAGCAGAATTGTAGGCTGCGGTTTTCTCTTGGGTGGGGAGAGAAGGCGAACCCCATCGCCTTCCCAATCATATGAAATGCCATGCTTTCTGGTCAAGTGAGGTTCTTTGACGGGTGTACAACTCGTGCAATCTATGGATAATATTGGGGGATATTAGGAGAATAACCATGACAAATATAAATCGAATGCGAAGAATATGTGATGCCAATGGCATTTCAGGATTTGAAGATGCAGTACTTGATGTTATCCGTAAGGATGGCGCACATCTGGGTAGTTTTGAAGAAGATTCCTTGAGGAATCTTTACCTCTACAGAACCCAGAACCAAGAAAAAAAACCAACGGTACTGCTTGATGCACATACCGACGAGGTAGGCTTCATGGTCAAATGCATTCGTGAGGATGGAATGCTTGAATTCATTCCCATCGGTGGATGGATCACAACCAATATCCCAGCTCATATGGTACGGGTACAAAAACGTGATGGTTCCACCATCGCCGGCATCGTTGGATCAAAACCCCCTCATTACCAGAGCGAGGCGGAACGAAAAAGCGTCCCGGACATCAGCAGTCTGTTTATCGATATCGGGGCATCCAGCAAGCAACATGCGATAGAGATGGGAGTGGAAGTAGCGAGCCCGGTTATTCCTGAGGCAAATTGTACCTACAACCCAGAAACAAAGTTGCTTTTCGGCAAGGCTTTTGACTGCAGACTTGGTTGTTCAACCATTCTTGATGTCCTGGAAGACCTGCAAGAAGAGATACTTGATGTCAACCTGGTCGCTGGTTTTGCCAGCCAGGAGGAAGTGGGGTGCCGAGGAGCACAACTCACCGCAAAGAAAGTCAATCCAGATGTAGCGATCTGCTTTGAGGGAAGTCCGGCTGATGACACCTTCCTCCCGCCCTATCAACAGCAGACCATCGTGGGCAAGGGCCCCATGCTTCGATTCATTGACTCAAAAATGATAACAAATCCAAGATTCCAACGCTTTGCACTCGATCTTGCAGAGAAACTCCAGATACCGGTACAGCAAGGGGTAAGAAACGGTGGCGCAACCAATGCAGCTGCATTGCATCTATCCGGCCAAGGTATTCCTACCATCGTGATCGGCATTCCTGTCAGGTATGCACATACACACTGGGGAATCAGCAGTATGGAGGATGTTGAGAGTTCAATCCGCCTCGCAAGAGCAATTCTCAGCAATCTCAGTGAGGAGATAATCACTGGGTTCTGAAGTATTGATTTTGACAAACAGGTAACCAGGTGTCATACTGGCATAAAAGTGGGGAATACTAATGAATGAAGTGCAGCTCTGCATCTCTGAGATGCGAACATTCTTCCGTAATGGTTCAACCCAGTCGGTTGCATGGAGAAAAACTCAACTCAAAAAACTGAAGGATGGAATCAAAGAACATGAGAAACAGATTCTTGATGCCCTATTCGAGGATCTGGGCAAAACTGATTTTGAGGGATTTGCGACAGAACTTGGTTTGGTCTATACGGAAATAGACAAACATCTCAAGCACCTGGATTCCTGGACCAGCAAAAGACGGGTAAGAAACACCTTGCTTTCGTTTCCATCCAAAGCCTACACAATCTCCATACCCTTGGGGATTGTATTGATCATGAGCCCTTGGAATTATCCATTCCAACTCACCATCGCCCCCTTGGTTAGTGCCTTGGCAGCAGGCAATTGTGTGATTGTCAAACCATCAAGATACAGTAGCCATACATCACAGGTTCTCGAATCCCTGATCGCAAAACTTTATCCGAGCCATTACGTGACCGTTTTCCAGGGAGGCAGTGAAATGAACCAAGAACTGCTCTCCCATCGTTATGACCATATATTCTTCACTGGAAGTCCGATAGTTGGTCGAGTGGTCATGGAAGCTGCAGCCAAGACGCTCACCCCGGTCACCTTGGAATTGGGTGGGAAAAGCCCTGCAATTGTGGAAGCAAATAGTGACATTCCCCTTGCCGCCCGTAGAATCATCTGGGGAAAATGTCTCAATGCAGGTCAAACCTGTATAGCGCCCGACTATGTATTGGTTGAACGCTCGGCGGCTTCTCAATTAATAGAAGAGATGAAATTGGCAATCACCAACATGTTTGGAAGCGATCCACTGCATTGCAATGACCTTCCCCACATCATCAACGAGAGGCACTTCAACCGACTAATCAGTCTTTTTGAGGAAGGGACGCTTGCCTATGGTGGGCAGATCAACCCAAAGAACTTGAAAATTGCTCCAACCCTGTTAACCGATGTGCTGAGATCAGGAACACTTATGAGTGACGAAATCTTCGGTCCGATTTTACCTATCATTACCTATGAGACCTTTGAACAAGCCATCGGTTATGTTCAGGCACGGGAGCACCCCCTTGCACTGTATCTGTTCAGCAACGACAAGGAACACCAGGAACTCGTGGTGAGAACCGTCAGCTATGGAGGAGGATGCATCAATGACACGGTCATGCATCTCTCCAACCCCTACCTCCCTTTTGGAGGAGTTGGGTCCAGCGGCATGGGTAGCTACCATGCAAAACAGGGGTTCGATACCTTCAGCCACCAGAAAAGTGTGCTCGAGAGTAAACGATGGCTCGAAATAAAACTGCGTTATGCCCCTTATCGGGGAAAGCTTGCTTTGATCAAACGATTGTTTTCTTAGGAGGGTTCATGAAAAAGATAGTGAATATTGCTCTGTTTCTCTCCCTGCTTGCCACCGTTTCGCTAACCGCAGCGGTTGACACAGCGAGGGCAGATGAACTGTATGAGATTGATGCATTCACCCAGGCTGAAGCACATCTGGAGGGACAGTTAGCAGGGGTGACCAATGATGCAGACCGCGCAGAGGTCCTCTGGCGATTGGCACGCCTGCAGGTATCCCTTGGTGACGAGCTGGATGAGAATGATAAGGATGGTAGGTTTGCTTTTTATGAGAAAGGTGAACAATACGCATTGCAATCCATTGAGGCAAACACCTCATGGCAAGGGTATCTCTGGAAGTGCTCGAACATCGGTCGATGGGGACAGACAAAGGGCCCACTGAATGCTTTGGGCAAAGCGAAGGGAATGCTCGAGGACCTGACAACAATCGTAAACACCCTGGGGGTGCTCGAATCCAGTGAAACCTGGTACGTCCTTTCCAGTCTCTATGACGAACTTCCCGGTGGGTTCATCTCATTCGGGAACAAGGAGTGGGCTGTAAGCTATATGAGAATGGCCATGGATACCATTCCCAGTCATCTTTACTACCCTGGTCACTACCAGAAACTTGCAGAGGAACTCTATGCAAGGGATTGGAGTGCATCCAAGAGAAGTAAGGAAATGCGGAGCATGGAGAAAGATTGGAAGAAAGGTTCAACCAACCTTGAGAAATACCGCTACTACGAGGGCAAGAATGGGGGAAAAAGCAAGCCGTTCTACTCTTCAGTTACCCTGGATAAGATGAGTGACCGACAGGAAGCGGTCATGGTCCTCTCCTATGCTCTTGCAAAGGCGGATATACTGGGAGCACTGAAAGAGAGTGATGCCGTGATTGTTGAGGAAATCAAGCAACTCGTGAACGATTGGACCTAGACCATCCTCCATAATTACTACAGCCCCTGGTTTTCCAGGGGCTGCATTTCATTGTAGTCAGAATATTAATGCTTGAACGGATTCTCACCCTCGTAGGGTAACCCTTCTCTCTGGTTGTAGGCGATATCCTCAATTCCCAGATAGGAGAATACATTGAATAGTGCCTTGCCGACATGACCGAAGGCTATCGCAGCGTGGTGCGGGTATGCTTTTCTCAGGAGCACATACCGATAGAACCGTGCCATTTCCTCTATGCCGATCACACCGATACTTCCAAAGCTTTCTCTGGGAACATCCAACACCTCTCCTTGGGCGACATACGCACGCATTCGCCCCCGAGCATCAGACTGTAGGCGGTACACGGTGACCGGACCGGAGACCAGGTCGCCTTCCATCGTCCCTCTGGTGATATCTGGATCTGCTAAATCCGGCTCAAGATCTCGCTTCATAATTACCTGATATCCCATATGGGGATTCTTGAGCAGTGAACAGGAGGTGTTTCCACAATGGAACCCCATGAACAACTCATCATTTCGATAAGACCGTTTTGCCCGTATATGCTCCTCATACATCGTGGAGGGAACAGTGTTGTTGATATCCAGCAAGGTTACAGGTTTATCACTCACACAGATACCAATATATTCGCTCAATGCTCCATAGATATCTACTTCACAACTGACGGGAATACCCTGGGCTGTAAGTCGGCTGTTCACATAACAGGGAACAAAGCCAAACTCCGTCTGGAATGCTGGCCAGCACTTGTTTGCAAAGGCAACAAACTGGCGCTCCCCCTTGTGCTGCTCAACCCAGTCAAGCAGTGTCAGCTCATATTGGGCAAGCCTGGGCAGAATTCCCTCGTAGGGACTGCTACCGATCTCACTTGCCATCTCCTTCACCAAGGATTCAATGCGCTTGTCATCCTTGTGTTTGTTATAGGCTACCAGCAAGTCGAGCTCGCTGTTTTCCTCAATCTCCACCCCAAGGTCAAACAATCCCTGGATGGGTGCATTGCATGCCATGAAATCCTGTGGCCTTGGACCAAAGGAGATAATCTTCAATTGCTTGAGGGATATGACGGCTCTCGCAACCGGGACGAACTCCTCGATCATGGTGGCGACCTCCCGGGCAGTGCCGACAGGATAATCAGGGATATGTGCTCGCAGGGAGCGCAATGCCAAATTATAGGAACAGTTGAGCATACCGCAGAAGGCATCCCCTCTCCCATCATGCAAATCCCCATCTCCCTCCGCCGCGGCAACATACATCACCGGTCCGTCGAAGTATTTAGCAAGCAGGGTCTCGGCAGTCTCCGGTCCAAAGTTACCCAAGAATACCACCAGAGCATTGACACCATGCTTCGAGATATCTTCCAACGCGGCGCGCATATCCTTCTCATCCTCAACGGTAATAGGGCATTCGTAAATGGGATCCTGATATGCTTCCTTGACTGCTTTCCGTCTTCGTTCACTCAAGGCCTTGGGAAAGCAACTGCGGCTTACCGCTACCAAACCCAATCGGACCTGTGCAATATTATTCATAACTTACTCCTGGTTCTTCTGCCCATAGTAGGCATTCTTTCCATGTTTTCTCAGATAGTGTTTATCCAGCAATACCTGGTCCATCGTCCGTTTAGGATTCTGTTCCAACAGCACTGTGTGGTAGGCCATATTGGCCACTTCTTCCAGTACTACTGCATTCTCCACTGCCTTCTTTGCACTGGAACCCCAGGTAAATGGGCCATGACTGTGAACCAGTACTGCTGGGATTGAAAGAGGATCAAGAGAGGCAAAACGTTCAACGATGACCTTACCGGTCTCTTCCTCGTAGGCCGTCTCAATCTCTTTGTTTTCCATTTCCCTGGTGCAGGGAATCTCACCATAGAAATAATCAGCATGGGTGGTGCCGAGAGCGGGGACACCCCGTCCAGCTTGGGCAAAAATGGTTGCCCATCGGCTATGGGTGTGTACAACCGCCTTGATCTCTCCAAAATGGTTGAATAGATAGCGGTGGGTAGGAGTATCGGAAGAGGGGTTGTAGGAACCTTCCACAATCTTACCGGTTGCAAGTTCCACCACCACCATCTTGTCAGCGGTAAGGTCTTCATAAGGAACCCCGGAGGGTTTGATGACCATGAACTCACGCTTTGGGTCAACCGCAGAGACATTACCCCAGGTGAAGGTGATCAATCGATAGTGCTCAAGCAATAGGTTTGCTTCACACACTTCTTCTTTCAGCTGTTCCAACATGATAACTCCTTCAGGAGCCTTCAAAGGCTTCCTCTGTCCAAAAAAAATCCACACGAAAAGAGCCCCAATCCCCTTCGCAGGTATGACAATTCTATCATATAAACAGCGCTTGCTCATCTTCTTTTTCCCCTCTTGACAAAAGGAAGTGAAACATATTATATGAATATATGTTCATATATTGAAATGATAGGAGATTTACATGGCCGACAAGTGTATCTGGAATGTACAAAATCTTGATTGCGCTGCCTGTGCAGCTACCATTGAAGAGAACCTGAATAAGGTGGAAGGCGTTAAACGAGCACGGGTTGACTATGCAAAAAAACAGATTCACGTCCAAAGTAAGGATGATAGGGATGATGCGTTCTTCCAGTCCCTTATAGCTGAGGCAAAGCGGGTTGAACCTGCTCTGAAGGTCTCCAACCAGCCATACAAGGAGAAACATACCTCCTTACGCATGATTATTCGTATCATCCTCTCGGCGTTGTTCTTCGCCCTCGCATTCTTCTTCGATATACCGTGGCTCTTCCTACCCAGTTATCTCATAGCCGGATATTCAGTGCTAATCAAGGCAGGGACAAACCTGTTGCACGGAAAGGTGTTTGATGAGAACTTCCTCATGAGCATTGCCACCCTTGGAGCTCTCGCAATCCGAGAGACAGGGGAAGCATCTGCGGTTATGTTGCTTTATCTGGTAGGAGAGTTCTTCCAGGACCGTGCAGTGCAGAAAAGCAGGAATGCGGTTATGGGAGTCCTTGACCTGAGAGCAGACGAAGCAAGGATCATCAGCGAGGGACAGCCAGAGATGGTTTCCAGTGAATCGGTACCGGTTGGAAGCATCATCAGAGTACTGGCAGGAGAAAAGATTCCTTTGGATGGCACCATCATTAGGGGTTTTTCCACTCTGAACATGCAATCCCTGACAGGAGAGTCCCTTCCGCAGAATGCAGAGGAAGGAAAGACCGTGTTGAGTGGAAGCGTGAACCTCTCTGGTGTCATTGACATCCAGACCACCCGGGCATATGAGGATAGCACGGCAACCAAGATACTGCGTCTTGTCGAGGAATCATCTTCCAGGAAGGCTCATAGTGAACAGTTCATCACCACCTTCGCAAGATACTACACCCCCTTCGTTGTGTTCTTTGCGCTTGCTCTTGCCATCATTCCCTCGCTTATAACTGGAGCATGGGATACCTGGATTTATCGATCCCTCGTATTCCTGGTAGTCAGCTGTCCCTGTGCCTTGGTTATCAGCGTCCCTCTCTCCTATTTTGCCGGAATCGGCAAGAGTGCGTCCAATGGCATCCTGGTCAAGGGAGGAAACTACCTGGAAGCCCTCTCAACCATCGATACAATGATCTTCGACAAAACTGGAACCCTTACACACGGAAGCTTTTCCTTGGAGAAGATGATTTCCACCGGTAAGAGCGATCTTGATGAATCTTACCTTGAAAATCTGGCAGCAAGCCTGGAGAGGCAGAGTAACCACCCCCTTGCCAGGGCCTTTGATACACTTGAGGCTCCCTTTGAAGCAAGCAATATCCAAGAGATTGCAGGAAAGGGCATCTCTGCCTTGATAGAAGGGAAGCAGGTGACAGCAGGGAATGCAGCCCTGTTCGCATATAAGTCAATACCGCTCTCCCTGGACAATGAGGAAGAGGGAACCATTCACCTGGCCGTTGATGATATCCATGCAGCATCATTCATACTAAAGGATACACTCCGAGCGGACGCAAAACAGCTTATCCAAACACTGCGAAACCTTGGACTCAGGCATCTGCTCATGCTCTCTGGAGACAAGGAACAGCATGCCAAGGCTATTGCGACTGAGCTAGGATTGGATGGATATCATGCAGGGCTCCTCCCTGACCAGAAACAGGAACATCTTGCAGAATTAGAAAAAACCAATCCACACCTTGCATACGTCGGGGATGGTATGAATGACGCCCCAAGTCTTGCTGCCAGCCGTGTCGGCATTGCCATGGGTAGCAAGGCTAGTGATGCCGCCATCGAGAGCGCTGACATCGTAATTCTGAGTGAAGAGTTGTCCAAGCTGGAAAAACTGGTACGAATCAGCAAGAAAACCTCACGTATTGTGAAACAAAACATTGCATTCGCACTTGGGATAAAGGCCGTTGTGCTTGTATTGGGCGCACTGGGCTATGCATCCATGGCTCTAGCGGTGTTCGCCGATACTGGGGTGACCATTATAGCCGTTTTCAATGCCCTGCGCATCCTCTTGATCCGTCTTTCTCGTTGATTATAAAAGACATGTATGGTAATGTTGCTCAGATTGTTTGAAGGAAAAAGTACATGAACGAGAAGACAACACGAAATATTGGAGTTATGGCACATATTGATGCGGGCAAGACCACTACCACTGAACGTATTCTTTATTATACGGGTGAAAATCATCGCATCGGTGAGGTGGACAACGGGGAAGCAACCATGGACTTCCTTGAACAGGAGCAAGATCGCGGTATCACCATCGCAAGTGCCGCCACCACCTGTTACTGGAAAGAACACCAGATCAATATTATCGATACCCCGGGACATGTTGACTTCACGGCAGAAGTGGAGCGCTCTCTTCGTGTCCTTGACGGAGCGGTCATGGTTGTATGCGCTGTCGGCGGAGTGGAACCACAGACGGAGACAGTCTGGAGACAGGCAGATACCTACCGTGTCCCCCGTATCGCATTCATCAACAAGATGGATAGGCTGGGAGCCAACTTCCATGAGGCAGTCTCCGAGCTGAAAATCAAATTGGGAGCCAATCCTATACCTCTCTTCCTCCCTGTCGGAACAGAGAACAACTTCAGTGGAATCATCAACCTGCTTACCAAGAAATATTATGTATACAGCGTTGAAGACCAAGGACTGACCTATACAGAAGAGGAGATCCCTTCCTCCATGCAGGAGGAGGTGGAAAGCTGGTACGAGAAGCTGATCGACAGTGTTGCCTCCTTCAGCGATGAGATCACTGAACTATACTTTGAAGGCGAGCCCATCGATATTGAGCTGATCAAGAAAACCTTGAAGAAGGCGACCATTGCACGACAGGCTCTGCCGGTGTTTGTAGGTTCTTCACTGAAGGATATCGGTGTCCAGGCTCTCCTGGATGGAGTCATAGACTACCTTCCCTCCCCCTCTGAAGTTCCCCCTATCGTTGGACTCCATCAGAAGACGGAAAAAAAAGTAGAAATTCCCTATGACAAGAACAAACCCCCGCTCGGCCTCATCTTCAAGATCCAAGTGGACAGGGAAGCTGGTCCCATGAGTTTTGTCAGGGTATACAATGGTACCATCAAGAAAGGTACTGCCTTGATGAACATCAGCAAGAAGAAACGGGAGCGAGTCAACAGGATTCTGCGTATGCACGCAGACCGTCCAGAAGAATTGAGTGAGCTCGAAGCAGGTGACATTGGTGTCATCATTGGGTTCAAGGAAGGAAGAACCGGTGATACCGTAGGCAGTGAGGGAGCACAGGTCCTCCTCGAGGAGATGCACTTTCCCATTCCTGTCATCTCGGTTGCCATCGAGCCGAACAGCCTCAGTGACGGGGACAAGCTACGCACCGCTCTTGGGGTCCTTGCCCAGGAAGATCCCACCTTCACCTACCGTGATGACGAGGAGACAGGCCAGTTGGTGATCAGCGGGATGGGTGAGTTACATCTCGATGTATTGGTAACAAGGCTCACCAAGGAGATGAAGATCAAAGCACGTGTGGGTAACCCACAGGTGACTTATCGTGAATCGGTTACCAAGGAAACCAGTGGAAGCGAGAAATTTTCCAAGATTATTGCCGGCAAGGAAAATACTGCAGGTGTCGATATTACCATTCGCCCCTTGCCATCCGGCAGCGGGAACCGCTATACATGCTCAGCAAAGGTAAGGGGTATGGATGAGCAATACTACGAAGCTGTGAAGAGGGGTGTTACCAATGCTTTCAAGGGTGGCATACAGTTCGGATATGAAACTGTTGATCTTGAGGTTGAGGTTACCAGCA is from uncultured Sphaerochaeta sp. and encodes:
- the fusA gene encoding elongation factor G, whose amino-acid sequence is MNEKTTRNIGVMAHIDAGKTTTTERILYYTGENHRIGEVDNGEATMDFLEQEQDRGITIASAATTCYWKEHQINIIDTPGHVDFTAEVERSLRVLDGAVMVVCAVGGVEPQTETVWRQADTYRVPRIAFINKMDRLGANFHEAVSELKIKLGANPIPLFLPVGTENNFSGIINLLTKKYYVYSVEDQGLTYTEEEIPSSMQEEVESWYEKLIDSVASFSDEITELYFEGEPIDIELIKKTLKKATIARQALPVFVGSSLKDIGVQALLDGVIDYLPSPSEVPPIVGLHQKTEKKVEIPYDKNKPPLGLIFKIQVDREAGPMSFVRVYNGTIKKGTALMNISKKKRERVNRILRMHADRPEELSELEAGDIGVIIGFKEGRTGDTVGSEGAQVLLEEMHFPIPVISVAIEPNSLSDGDKLRTALGVLAQEDPTFTYRDDEETGQLVISGMGELHLDVLVTRLTKEMKIKARVGNPQVTYRESVTKETSGSEKFSKIIAGKENTAGVDITIRPLPSGSGNRYTCSAKVRGMDEQYYEAVKRGVTNAFKGGIQFGYETVDLEVEVTSITYNELTATPFAFEACAAMCFDKVAQSAAPILMEPVMKVTVIVPTQYVGEAISSITSRGGLVNSIESRTASEHIHAQAPLSQLFGYSTALRSATQGRGTFSMEFDHYAQKTR